A portion of the uncultured Draconibacterium sp. genome contains these proteins:
- a CDS encoding TonB-dependent receptor — MKKLFVFLLGLLMSTAVFAQQKTITGTVSDASGPLPGANVIVKGTTVGIVTTPDGKFSLEVPGDASTLVISFIGYVAQEIDITETTNVDVMLLPDAIGIEEVVAIGYGTAKKSDLTGAVASVQGEAIAERQTTQISQALQGAVSGVMVTRDNSGPGSGATIRIRGITTIGDNEPLIIVDGVPVDNINDVNPNDIQDMSVLKDAASASIYGSRAAAGVILITTKRAKAGDLKLSYTGEYGIEKPTTWPKGVDVIRYMQMDNEMRWNDNGNQEGSEYSTYSQDQIENYWQYNAENPNIYPFANTDWHDLVLKESAPRQSHNLSITAGSKTIRTKVSLNYDNIEGLYKHKEYERWTARANNSITINKFISTSVDMYWKRSISYDAATSPWGNLHLAPPVYPAIFDDGRIANGKAGANVYGVIEEGGTDTNWYNTIGGKAQIDFKPLDGLTISGVVAPEFGFTKGKEFQIEVPTTIYEDPTVYEGSLYNTSSTKLTEKRNDNNKVTSQILATYIKSFGNHNLNVFAGYENYSAFYENLGASRDKYLLTSFPYLNLGPLELRDNSGNAYENAYRSYIGRIMYNYNNRYFLQANVRHDGSSRFHEDYRWGTFPSVSGGWIISEENFMDGSKSVLSFLKLRASWGQLGNERIGNYPYQATISFNDALFYQGNEVVSQQTAAQTQYAIRDISWETTESTDIGFDAYLFDSRFRLTADYYMKETKDMLLALEIPDFIGFDNPDQNTGKMETKGYEFEMGWNDNVGDLKYSVSFNLSDSKTKMGDLGGTEFLGDKIKKEGSEFNEWYGYVSDGLFQTQEEIDNSPKLSNSVKPGDVKYVDISGPDGEPDGIISPEYDRKLLGGSLPRYLYGGNIKLDYKGFDFSLVVQGVGKQTSRLTTTMVQPLRQNWGNAPEFLDGDYWSVYNTPEQNLQVQYPRLSWSSRGNNYAMSDYWLFDGSYFRLKNITLGYTLPKALTQKVGMSKVRVYASGSDLLTIDNYPKGWDPEVGAGYPITQSYVFGVNVNF, encoded by the coding sequence ATGAAAAAATTATTTGTATTTCTACTTGGTTTACTGATGAGTACAGCAGTATTTGCTCAGCAGAAAACCATTACAGGAACGGTTTCCGATGCATCGGGGCCACTACCTGGAGCAAATGTTATTGTAAAAGGAACCACCGTTGGGATTGTTACCACTCCTGATGGTAAATTTTCGTTAGAGGTTCCTGGCGATGCAAGCACACTGGTTATTTCATTTATTGGGTATGTTGCTCAAGAGATTGACATCACAGAAACTACTAATGTTGATGTTATGCTGTTACCGGATGCAATAGGTATTGAGGAAGTTGTTGCCATTGGTTATGGTACAGCTAAAAAGTCTGATTTAACAGGAGCTGTTGCCTCTGTGCAAGGTGAAGCTATTGCCGAGCGCCAAACTACGCAAATCTCTCAGGCGCTACAAGGTGCTGTTTCTGGTGTAATGGTTACACGCGACAATAGTGGACCTGGCTCTGGAGCTACAATTCGTATACGTGGTATAACTACTATTGGAGACAATGAACCATTGATTATTGTTGACGGTGTCCCTGTTGACAATATTAACGATGTAAACCCCAATGACATTCAGGATATGTCTGTACTTAAAGATGCAGCCTCTGCGTCGATTTATGGTTCACGTGCAGCGGCAGGTGTAATTCTTATTACAACAAAACGTGCAAAAGCCGGCGATTTAAAACTTTCATATACTGGTGAATATGGGATTGAAAAACCAACTACTTGGCCTAAAGGTGTAGATGTTATTCGGTATATGCAAATGGATAACGAAATGCGTTGGAACGATAATGGTAACCAGGAAGGTAGTGAGTATTCAACCTATTCGCAAGATCAGATTGAAAATTACTGGCAGTACAATGCTGAAAATCCTAACATTTATCCTTTTGCCAATACCGATTGGCACGATTTGGTATTGAAAGAAAGCGCCCCTCGCCAGAGTCATAATCTTTCGATTACAGCTGGGAGTAAAACCATTCGTACAAAAGTAAGTCTGAATTACGATAATATTGAGGGCTTATACAAACACAAAGAATATGAACGATGGACTGCTCGTGCAAACAACAGCATTACCATCAATAAATTTATTTCTACTTCGGTTGACATGTACTGGAAACGTTCTATTTCATACGATGCTGCTACTTCGCCTTGGGGGAATCTACACTTAGCACCTCCTGTTTATCCGGCCATTTTCGACGATGGACGTATTGCAAATGGAAAGGCAGGTGCAAATGTTTATGGAGTAATTGAAGAAGGTGGGACAGATACAAATTGGTATAATACCATCGGAGGTAAGGCGCAAATAGATTTTAAGCCACTTGATGGCTTAACAATTTCAGGTGTTGTTGCTCCTGAGTTTGGCTTTACAAAAGGGAAAGAGTTCCAGATAGAAGTGCCTACTACTATTTACGAAGACCCGACAGTTTACGAAGGCAGTCTATATAATACGTCTTCTACCAAACTTACTGAAAAACGAAATGATAACAATAAGGTTACTTCACAAATTTTGGCTACCTATATTAAATCCTTTGGCAATCACAATTTGAATGTGTTTGCAGGATACGAGAATTATTCAGCTTTTTATGAGAATTTAGGAGCTTCACGAGACAAGTACTTACTGACTTCATTTCCATATTTAAACCTGGGACCTCTTGAATTGAGAGACAATAGTGGTAATGCATACGAGAATGCATACCGGTCTTATATCGGTCGTATAATGTATAATTATAATAATCGTTATTTTTTACAGGCCAATGTGCGTCACGATGGCTCATCTCGATTTCATGAAGATTATCGCTGGGGAACGTTTCCATCAGTTTCCGGAGGTTGGATTATATCAGAAGAAAACTTCATGGATGGTAGCAAGTCGGTTCTGTCGTTCTTAAAACTTCGTGCATCGTGGGGACAATTGGGTAACGAACGTATTGGTAATTATCCTTATCAAGCCACAATATCGTTTAACGATGCATTGTTTTACCAGGGCAATGAAGTTGTTTCTCAACAAACGGCAGCTCAAACACAGTATGCTATTCGGGATATTTCGTGGGAAACTACAGAATCAACTGACATCGGTTTCGATGCCTATTTGTTTGATAGCCGTTTCCGATTAACAGCAGATTATTATATGAAGGAAACCAAGGATATGCTTTTGGCACTTGAGATTCCTGATTTTATTGGCTTTGACAACCCTGACCAAAATACTGGTAAAATGGAAACTAAAGGTTATGAGTTTGAAATGGGTTGGAACGATAATGTTGGAGATCTAAAATATTCAGTTTCTTTTAATTTATCAGATTCGAAAACTAAAATGGGAGACCTTGGAGGTACCGAATTTCTTGGTGACAAAATTAAAAAAGAAGGAAGTGAGTTTAACGAGTGGTATGGGTATGTGTCCGATGGTCTTTTCCAAACCCAGGAGGAAATTGATAATTCACCAAAATTATCCAATTCGGTTAAACCCGGCGATGTTAAGTATGTTGACATAAGTGGACCGGACGGAGAACCGGATGGGATCATTTCTCCTGAATATGATAGAAAGTTACTAGGAGGTTCACTACCTCGTTATTTGTATGGTGGAAATATTAAGCTTGATTATAAAGGTTTTGACTTCTCTCTTGTTGTTCAAGGTGTTGGAAAGCAAACTTCACGTCTAACAACAACCATGGTACAGCCATTACGTCAGAATTGGGGAAATGCGCCTGAATTCTTAGATGGTGATTACTGGAGTGTTTACAATACACCTGAGCAAAATCTACAGGTTCAGTATCCGCGCTTATCATGGTCAAGTCGCGGTAATAACTATGCGATGTCTGATTATTGGCTGTTTGATGGTTCTTACTTCCGCTTAAAAAACATCACTTTAGGTTATACGCTTCCAAAAGCATTGACTCAGAAAGTGGGAATGAGCAAAGTTCGTGTTTATGCCAGTGGTTCCGATTTATTGACCATCGACAACTATCCTAAAGGATGGGACCCTGAAGTGGGTGCTGGTTATCCTATTACGCAATCGTATGTGTTTGGTGTAAATGTTAACTTTTAA
- a CDS encoding RagB/SusD family nutrient uptake outer membrane protein has protein sequence MKNKIIALTLIVFTALTACTDLDLAPLSEGSSENWYSNETEIEMAVNDLYRAFSWHSDGDSWTDDWTSRNSLTTITEGNVNGEWGTSRDLWKNSYKNIARANTILANLEESKGKIADDILNRFEAEAKFSRASMYAQLVARFGDVVFYTETMDLEEAFQTGRTDKATVLQTIYADYDFAAQNLPTDWGNDIKRATKGAALGMKARIALYQGDWATARAAAQECMTLGYSLYPSYRDLFLTKTKNPEEVLFSMPRSVELDVALGSAYPIQATIPRNAGGWGAYNPSWDLLASYLCTDGLPIDESPLFNPQEPFENRDPRCNATIVPFQTEHCGYMYQPHPDSMQVLNFTSGKYQFNNDTRSNKQYAAYNALLWKKWVDEDWSDDKKADNDRFILRYADVLLMYAEASIELNQIDDSVLGAINEVRERAYNGSGIDYPAVTTTDQTELRKIVRMERRMEFPWEGLRYMDLVRWRLAEKALTTNIYGMLDVSKKGGVATGPLIDKIVSQGLWFWPETPQIDEDGLPDFTALDNAGFVKILAVRAWDNKQYLWPIPTKEILINDNLSQNDGY, from the coding sequence ATGAAGAATAAAATTATAGCATTAACCTTAATTGTATTTACCGCTTTAACAGCGTGTACTGATTTAGATTTAGCGCCACTTTCAGAAGGTTCGAGCGAGAACTGGTATTCAAACGAAACTGAAATTGAAATGGCTGTAAACGACCTTTACCGTGCATTTAGCTGGCACTCGGATGGTGATAGCTGGACCGATGACTGGACTTCGAGAAATAGTTTAACCACCATTACCGAAGGAAACGTAAATGGGGAATGGGGAACTTCGCGTGACCTATGGAAAAACTCTTACAAAAATATAGCCAGGGCCAATACCATTTTGGCAAATTTGGAAGAATCGAAAGGTAAAATTGCAGATGATATTTTAAATCGTTTTGAGGCAGAAGCAAAGTTTTCGCGTGCAAGTATGTATGCGCAATTGGTAGCTCGTTTTGGAGATGTAGTTTTTTATACCGAAACAATGGATTTGGAAGAAGCTTTCCAAACAGGTAGAACAGACAAAGCAACCGTTTTACAAACGATTTATGCCGATTACGATTTTGCAGCACAGAATCTGCCTACCGATTGGGGTAACGATATAAAACGTGCAACAAAAGGAGCTGCTTTAGGAATGAAAGCACGTATTGCTTTATATCAGGGCGATTGGGCTACTGCACGCGCAGCAGCGCAGGAATGTATGACCTTGGGCTATTCGCTTTATCCAAGTTATCGTGATTTGTTCCTGACAAAAACAAAAAATCCTGAAGAAGTATTGTTTTCAATGCCGCGCTCAGTAGAGCTCGATGTTGCATTGGGCTCAGCCTATCCAATACAAGCCACAATTCCGCGAAATGCTGGTGGTTGGGGAGCCTACAACCCATCTTGGGATTTGTTGGCTTCTTATTTGTGTACTGATGGTTTACCAATTGATGAATCACCACTTTTTAATCCGCAAGAACCATTTGAAAATCGTGACCCTCGCTGTAATGCTACCATCGTTCCGTTTCAAACTGAACATTGTGGTTACATGTATCAGCCACACCCCGATTCGATGCAGGTACTAAATTTTACTTCTGGTAAATACCAGTTTAATAACGATACAAGGTCAAACAAACAATATGCTGCTTACAATGCATTATTATGGAAAAAATGGGTAGATGAAGATTGGTCGGATGACAAAAAAGCCGATAACGACCGTTTTATTTTGCGCTACGCCGATGTGTTGTTAATGTATGCAGAGGCAAGCATCGAGTTAAATCAAATTGATGATTCGGTGCTGGGAGCCATTAACGAGGTGCGCGAAAGAGCATATAATGGTAGTGGTATTGATTATCCTGCAGTAACTACTACTGACCAGACCGAACTTCGCAAGATTGTTCGTATGGAACGTCGTATGGAATTTCCATGGGAGGGTTTACGTTACATGGATTTGGTACGCTGGCGTTTAGCTGAAAAAGCACTTACCACAAATATTTATGGAATGTTGGATGTCAGCAAAAAAGGAGGTGTTGCAACCGGCCCACTAATTGATAAAATTGTTAGCCAGGGATTATGGTTCTGGCCTGAAACTCCACAGATTGACGAAGACGGCTTGCCAGATTTTACTGCTTTGGACAATGCCGGTTTTGTTAAAATACTAGCAGTTAGAGCCTGGGATAACAAACAATACCTTTGGCCAATCCCAACAAAAGAAATTTTAATTAATGATAACCTATCGCAAAATGATGGGTACTAA
- a CDS encoding helix-turn-helix domain-containing protein — translation MEVLQLLASTGREMSGVEISKELNIEKTKVNRILKTLAYLGFAMVSSNRKYSLGPAIHVLSAQILYGSGLIRNAFKYLVELTELEVVVAMGVLWRDKVAYTYHWHPGILPTDGLGRTELFPATQSSIGIALLAEKEDEQIASIINFEKPIPGFETKNDFLEAIEEARTNGYGKAVFEKHSSIAFKLGNPAYAAVALAHIENKKPMSDYLKILQEKAALIEAVGPSY, via the coding sequence ATGGAAGTACTTCAGCTTTTGGCATCAACCGGAAGAGAAATGTCAGGTGTTGAAATTTCCAAAGAGTTAAATATTGAAAAAACCAAAGTGAATAGAATTTTAAAGACTTTGGCTTACCTGGGATTTGCAATGGTCTCCTCAAATCGAAAATACTCATTAGGGCCTGCAATTCATGTGTTATCTGCGCAAATATTATATGGCTCCGGCTTAATTAGAAATGCTTTCAAATATCTTGTAGAACTGACTGAATTAGAGGTGGTAGTAGCTATGGGGGTGTTATGGCGAGATAAAGTTGCATACACCTATCACTGGCACCCCGGCATTTTACCAACTGATGGTTTGGGGAGAACAGAACTTTTCCCGGCAACTCAATCGAGTATTGGTATTGCACTATTAGCAGAAAAGGAAGATGAGCAAATTGCATCAATTATCAATTTTGAAAAGCCAATTCCTGGCTTTGAAACCAAAAATGATTTTTTAGAGGCGATTGAAGAAGCAAGAACAAACGGTTATGGGAAAGCAGTTTTCGAGAAACATTCGAGTATTGCCTTTAAACTTGGCAACCCAGCCTATGCCGCGGTAGCATTGGCACACATCGAAAACAAAAAGCCCATGTCGGATTATTTGAAAATATTACAGGAAAAGGCCGCTCTTATAGAAGCTGTAGGGCCTTCCTATTAA
- a CDS encoding sodium:solute symporter family protein → MTLKDLIVFLLYIVGNVGVSVYLGKKIKDSDDFFAAGRQSSWWLSGLSAFMTMFSAGTFVVWGGIAFKAGFVAVTISMCLGIAAMFVGYYLAGRWRRLGVSSAAEFITIRYGKWALNLYTWFNILYRLLGMAVALYSLAVVLQAILPESVNAFFINFIGISAVNAIIIFCGVIIVAYAIFGGLWAVLLTDVLQFVILMVAVIAVIPLGFMKMGGVSTFLEEAPDNFFRPVTQEFTWVFMAAWIVIHMFKIGGEWAFVQRFICVPKTKDARKATYLFGVLYLISPLIWMLPPMMYRIVDSSANFEQAYVLACKYALPDGLLGLMIASMFAATVSMIDSELNVFAGVLTKDFYKQMWKNATEKSQIFVGRVLTLLLGALVTWLAIMVPAMGGAEDIILSITALVAGLTVLPVIWGMFSKKITQQGIFAAILISSAIIVAIKYGLLTSDGWFISDSPNTLQAWILSYARTIEAVSGVIVPVAVLCIIELSLKHESSHYIEIDQHEEDAGEEEMQSSLFPAKIMSVAIALLATIIALLAATDGEEAGPQWVLSGSLFLIAGIIWLSVKRMERQRQLQK, encoded by the coding sequence ATGACTTTAAAAGATTTAATTGTATTTCTACTATACATAGTAGGTAATGTTGGCGTAAGCGTATATCTGGGTAAAAAAATCAAAGATTCTGACGATTTTTTTGCTGCAGGACGACAATCATCGTGGTGGCTAAGTGGCCTGTCTGCTTTTATGACCATGTTCTCAGCTGGAACATTTGTGGTTTGGGGCGGAATTGCATTTAAAGCGGGATTTGTTGCGGTTACCATCTCCATGTGTTTAGGGATTGCAGCCATGTTTGTGGGCTATTACCTTGCCGGACGTTGGCGTCGTTTAGGAGTTTCTTCTGCCGCTGAGTTTATTACTATACGTTATGGGAAATGGGCTCTTAACCTTTATACTTGGTTTAACATCTTGTATCGATTACTAGGAATGGCAGTTGCCTTATATTCTTTGGCTGTTGTTCTTCAGGCAATTCTTCCTGAAAGTGTTAACGCTTTTTTTATCAATTTTATTGGTATCAGTGCTGTAAATGCCATCATAATCTTTTGTGGGGTTATTATAGTAGCCTATGCCATATTCGGTGGTTTGTGGGCCGTTTTGCTAACCGATGTTCTACAATTTGTAATCTTGATGGTGGCTGTGATAGCTGTCATCCCTCTTGGATTTATGAAAATGGGGGGAGTTTCAACCTTTTTAGAGGAAGCTCCAGATAATTTTTTCCGTCCCGTTACGCAAGAATTTACGTGGGTGTTTATGGCTGCCTGGATTGTTATTCACATGTTTAAAATTGGTGGAGAATGGGCTTTTGTACAAAGATTTATTTGTGTTCCGAAAACTAAAGATGCCCGAAAGGCCACTTATCTTTTTGGTGTACTTTATTTAATCAGTCCGTTAATTTGGATGTTGCCACCAATGATGTACCGCATAGTTGATTCATCGGCAAATTTTGAACAAGCCTATGTGTTGGCTTGTAAATATGCATTGCCTGACGGATTGTTGGGATTAATGATTGCCTCGATGTTTGCAGCAACGGTAAGTATGATAGACTCGGAACTAAATGTATTTGCGGGAGTGCTAACTAAAGACTTTTACAAGCAAATGTGGAAAAATGCCACAGAAAAGTCACAGATTTTTGTAGGGCGGGTATTAACACTCTTACTTGGAGCACTTGTTACCTGGCTAGCTATTATGGTACCAGCTATGGGAGGTGCGGAAGATATTATATTATCAATTACGGCCCTCGTAGCCGGTCTTACAGTGCTTCCTGTCATATGGGGAATGTTCTCAAAAAAAATTACACAACAGGGAATATTTGCTGCAATCTTAATAAGTAGTGCCATTATAGTAGCTATTAAATATGGTTTGCTTACAAGTGATGGTTGGTTTATCTCAGATTCACCCAATACGTTACAGGCCTGGATACTTTCTTATGCCAGAACCATTGAAGCTGTTAGTGGGGTGATTGTTCCTGTTGCGGTCCTATGTATTATTGAACTTTCATTAAAGCATGAAAGCTCACATTATATTGAAATCGACCAACACGAGGAAGATGCAGGTGAAGAAGAGATGCAGTCTTCATTATTCCCGGCAAAAATTATGTCGGTTGCTATTGCCTTGCTTGCAACAATAATAGCGCTTTTAGCTGCTACCGATGGTGAAGAAGCAGGCCCTCAATGGGTGCTTAGCGGAAGCTTATTTCTTATTGCCGGTATAATCTGGCTTTCGGTTAAACGAATGGAAAGACAGCGTCAATTACAAAAATAG